Proteins co-encoded in one Leptospira stimsonii genomic window:
- a CDS encoding sodium-dependent bicarbonate transport family permease produces MEIVQSLTTSLLTPMVLAFILGIVSTLLKSDLKFPDGLYAGLTIYLLLAIGIKGGVKLSSTQFLEFYKPAFVALVMCCLIPLFAFFILNKIGKFNTINSAAIAAHYGSVSAVTFSESTAFLDLMNIGYEGFMPSLLAIMEIPAILVAIYIAKRNSSSESSANISTIFHELFAGKGTILLLGGLFIGFFSGKKGFEQVAPFFETPFRGVLALFLLEVGILTGKRISDLSQVGIFLVFFAILMPVIHASLGIYLGKLAGLSLGGSTIFGVLCASASYIAAPAAIRIALPEANPTYYFTSSLAITFPFNIVVGLPLYLSLSKFLFSLGS; encoded by the coding sequence ATGGAAATAGTTCAGTCCTTAACGACAAGCCTTCTCACGCCGATGGTCTTGGCCTTTATTCTTGGAATCGTTTCGACATTGTTAAAAAGCGATCTAAAGTTTCCAGATGGCTTATATGCCGGATTAACGATTTATTTGCTTCTTGCGATAGGAATCAAAGGAGGTGTGAAACTTTCAAGCACACAATTCTTAGAATTTTATAAACCCGCCTTCGTTGCCCTCGTCATGTGTTGTCTGATTCCGTTGTTCGCCTTTTTCATTCTGAACAAAATCGGTAAATTCAACACGATCAATTCCGCGGCGATCGCCGCTCACTATGGCTCCGTATCAGCGGTGACCTTTAGCGAGAGCACCGCGTTCCTGGACTTGATGAACATCGGCTACGAAGGATTTATGCCTTCTTTGCTCGCAATCATGGAAATTCCAGCGATCCTCGTTGCGATTTATATCGCAAAACGCAATTCCTCTTCCGAAAGCTCCGCCAATATCTCAACGATCTTTCACGAATTATTCGCAGGGAAAGGAACCATTCTACTGCTTGGTGGTCTCTTTATCGGATTTTTTTCAGGCAAAAAAGGTTTCGAACAAGTTGCTCCTTTTTTCGAAACTCCATTTAGAGGCGTCCTTGCATTATTCTTACTTGAAGTCGGCATCCTCACAGGAAAAAGAATCTCTGATCTTTCTCAAGTTGGTATTTTTTTAGTATTCTTCGCGATTCTAATGCCGGTAATTCATGCTTCTCTGGGAATCTATTTGGGAAAACTCGCAGGACTTTCCTTGGGTGGTTCGACAATATTCGGAGTCTTATGTGCGAGCGCTTCCTATATCGCCGCGCCAGCGGCAATCCGAATCGCGTTACCGGAGGCAAATCCAACTTACTATTTTACTTCTTCGCTTGCGATCACCTTTCCGTTCAACATCGTCGTCGGACTCCCCTTGTATCTATCTCTTTCAAAATTCTTGTTCAGCTTAGGATCCTAA